One window of the Gammaproteobacteria bacterium genome contains the following:
- a CDS encoding sterol desaturase family protein, which produces MLSERQRNYRQEYRSRIDSWYNGPVHILLIYVIGLTAMWLFAQHLESVRWWEWLSVPIFLLGCNIFEWYLHLKIMHRPQKSKALRAIYNRHTLQHHQFFTDSEMRFRDQKDWRVTFFPPYALVVFILISIPGAVLFYYLLTPNIGWLYISTTTSIYLIYEFMHFCCHIDENRFVRYMPLVNTLRRHHTAHHHSRLMMEKNMNLTFPVADWLFGTSDLDRGLLGHLFNGYSERHLKTNLRGRPQRPDIAAAHPITH; this is translated from the coding sequence ATGCTAAGTGAACGGCAACGTAATTATCGGCAGGAATACCGGTCACGGATCGACAGCTGGTACAACGGTCCGGTCCACATACTCCTGATTTATGTGATCGGACTCACGGCGATGTGGCTGTTCGCCCAACATCTTGAGAGTGTACGCTGGTGGGAATGGCTGTCGGTGCCGATATTTCTGCTCGGCTGTAATATCTTCGAGTGGTACCTGCACCTCAAGATCATGCACCGGCCACAGAAATCAAAAGCCCTGCGTGCTATCTACAACCGACACACGCTTCAGCACCACCAGTTCTTCACCGACTCAGAGATGCGCTTTCGCGACCAGAAAGACTGGCGCGTGACTTTCTTTCCGCCTTATGCATTGGTCGTGTTTATCCTGATCTCAATTCCAGGCGCCGTGCTGTTCTACTACCTGCTAACCCCCAACATCGGCTGGCTTTATATTTCGACCACCACGAGTATCTACCTGATTTATGAGTTCATGCACTTTTGCTGCCATATTGATGAAAATCGTTTTGTTAGATACATGCCGCTGGTCAATACGCTTCGCCGTCATCATACGGCCCATCATCATTCACGACTGATGATGGAAAAAAACATGAACCTGACCTTTCCGGTCGCGGACTGGTTATTTGGCACCTCTGACCTGGATCGAGGACTGCTGGGTCATCTTTTCAACGGCTACAGTGAGCGGCACCTGAAAACCAACCTCCGAGGCCGACCCCAGCGGCCGGATATTGCCGCGGCTCATCCCATCACACACTGA
- a CDS encoding DUF6166 domain-containing protein, with amino-acid sequence MNQGGAPDLSLGMKYYEGRRTIDGIMVTVDGEPLDTRYDLGQFTDLGFEWSYEGDSPRQLALALIADCIGDDDARNLSTVFMTRVIAELDNDWQLSEEDIRREVRSIRDAA; translated from the coding sequence GTGAACCAGGGCGGCGCGCCTGACCTTTCACTCGGTATGAAGTACTACGAAGGCCGCCGGACTATTGATGGCATCATGGTCACCGTGGACGGCGAGCCGCTTGACACACGGTATGACCTTGGGCAGTTCACCGATCTTGGCTTCGAGTGGTCTTATGAGGGCGATTCGCCTCGACAACTGGCCCTGGCACTCATCGCAGACTGCATCGGAGATGACGACGCCCGTAACCTGTCGACCGTATTTATGACACGGGTGATAGCCGAACTCGACAATGACTGGCAACTGAGCGAGGAGGATATCCGCCGCGAGGTCCGATCGATCCGCGACGCGGCCTGA
- a CDS encoding aminotransferase class IV, giving the protein MSEGTVFIDNDFVSPADAKMSIFDVGFIWGDTAYDVTSTWNNWFFMLEEHLDRFQKSVDRFQLKSPYSRDEIRTICAECVQRSGHSNAYVKLQMSRGVLSSRTVDPRLTDSKFVAYAIPYVWIWGEEKCRDGANLYLSTFERVSSKAVDQRIKNYNRADLVQARFQALDEGCDDSILCGPDGYLTEGSGYNILLVKDGKVASPDHNVLEGVTRSVVSELCALEGIAFELRKIHPDELSDADEVFASTTAGGIMPVIRISNKPVANGEAGTLTRQLQTRYWEKREQGWHGTRIDEILESPVRKASTA; this is encoded by the coding sequence ATGTCTGAGGGAACCGTTTTTATCGACAATGACTTTGTTTCACCGGCCGATGCAAAAATGTCGATCTTTGATGTGGGATTTATCTGGGGTGACACTGCCTATGACGTGACCTCCACCTGGAACAACTGGTTCTTCATGCTCGAGGAACACCTCGACCGGTTTCAAAAGTCGGTCGACCGATTTCAGCTGAAAAGCCCGTACAGCCGCGACGAGATCCGTACGATTTGTGCCGAGTGTGTCCAGCGTTCCGGTCACTCAAACGCCTACGTAAAACTGCAGATGTCCCGCGGTGTACTTTCAAGCCGGACCGTAGATCCCAGATTAACTGACAGTAAATTTGTTGCGTATGCAATCCCTTATGTCTGGATATGGGGCGAAGAGAAATGCCGTGACGGTGCAAACCTGTATCTCAGCACCTTCGAGCGAGTATCGTCAAAAGCCGTGGACCAGCGGATCAAGAACTACAACCGCGCGGACCTTGTTCAGGCCCGCTTCCAGGCACTCGATGAAGGCTGTGATGATTCCATTCTGTGCGGACCTGACGGCTACCTGACCGAGGGCTCTGGCTACAACATTCTACTGGTAAAGGACGGCAAAGTGGCCAGTCCTGATCACAACGTTCTGGAAGGTGTGACACGCAGTGTCGTCTCGGAACTGTGTGCACTCGAAGGTATTGCATTTGAACTGCGCAAGATCCATCCCGACGAACTCAGCGACGCGGACGAGGTGTTTGCCAGCACGACTGCAGGCGGTATCATGCCGGTGATCCGTATCAGTAACAAACCCGTAGCCAATGGCGAAGCAGGCACTCTAACCCGTCAATTACAAACGCGATACTGGGAAAAACGCGAGCAAGGCTGGCACGGTACCCGGATAGACGAGATTCTGGAATCGCCTGTGCGTAAAGCCAGCACCGCTTAA
- a CDS encoding LLM class F420-dependent oxidoreductase, whose translation MRYGFYLPTRGPTSDADSLVKIVEEAERLDFDSTVIADHVVFPVQIESSYPYTVGGNFPGGWETLEQLSLIAFIAGKTRDLRLITSVMILPHRNPVVTAKMLATIDVLSKGRLTVGVGVGWLREEFETLGCFEFDRRGALSDEYLKIFKILWSQEPASFDGEFYRFDALHFLPKPVQIPYPPIWIGGHSRPALRRVARFADGWHPVGANPAVPLQPNQFAQSCDELRRLTELEGRRYEDLTICFKAPLYDKETTTVSGIDRRPFSGSTSQVVDDIGTYGDLGVHELIFDFRSDALNETLERMAQFREEICSQAP comes from the coding sequence ATGCGCTACGGTTTTTACCTGCCCACTAGAGGCCCGACTTCAGATGCCGATTCTCTGGTTAAAATCGTTGAAGAAGCAGAACGGCTGGATTTCGACTCAACCGTGATTGCGGACCATGTGGTGTTTCCGGTACAAATCGAATCAAGCTACCCTTATACGGTAGGCGGAAACTTCCCCGGGGGCTGGGAGACGTTGGAGCAGTTGTCGTTGATAGCCTTTATTGCCGGCAAAACACGGGACCTCCGGCTGATTACCAGTGTCATGATACTGCCACACCGCAATCCCGTGGTCACCGCGAAAATGCTGGCGACTATCGATGTGCTGTCTAAAGGTCGGCTAACAGTCGGCGTGGGTGTCGGCTGGCTGCGCGAAGAATTTGAGACGCTGGGATGCTTTGAGTTTGACCGTCGCGGCGCACTGTCTGATGAATATCTTAAGATCTTTAAAATTCTCTGGTCGCAGGAACCCGCCAGTTTTGACGGTGAGTTCTACCGCTTTGATGCACTCCACTTTCTACCCAAGCCGGTACAAATCCCGTATCCACCGATCTGGATCGGCGGCCACAGCCGGCCAGCACTACGACGGGTAGCGCGATTCGCGGACGGCTGGCATCCCGTCGGTGCCAATCCAGCCGTACCGCTGCAACCGAACCAGTTCGCCCAGTCCTGCGACGAACTGCGTCGGCTGACCGAACTCGAAGGCCGCCGCTATGAAGATCTTACGATCTGCTTCAAGGCGCCTCTCTATGACAAGGAAACAACCACCGTATCAGGCATTGATCGGCGTCCGTTTTCGGGCAGTACATCACAGGTCGTCGATGACATCGGTACTTACGGAGATCTTGGTGTGCATGAGTTGATTTTCGACTTTCGCTCCGATGCACTGAATGAAACACTGGAGCGCATGGCACAATTCCGTGAGGAAATCTGTTCACAAGCACCTTAG
- a CDS encoding acyl-CoA/acyl-ACP dehydrogenase: MDEDTLTFGLTETQREMVMSVRRLAQQRFKDRWRQWQDGTFPWENMRDLAEIGVLSMSVPKAYGGLSMSVLDAALILEEIAKVCYVTAMAVLGEVGTQTWMIAHFAPENIKRDILPRVAAGSAVLSICMTEPDAGTDLGRIRTKVTRDDNELILSGTKTLISRADVAEGFVVFARIGDTPGVGGIGGVYVERDTPGMTVNTAYHTIGGEYLSEVVFDQCRIPSTHLLVDSGGFKDLISAFNIQRCLNASISLGLGEGALEESIRYMRERKAYDQRIGDFQGMRWKVAEMYRDIEASRSLLYRACVSANPFPDPILAALAKMTCNQMSLRVTSEAVQIHGGYGFVEEFLVARQYCCARYGSLGGGTTETLSNLVGRTLVDGLDDADGLLGYHNY; encoded by the coding sequence ATGGATGAAGACACCCTCACATTCGGGTTGACTGAGACCCAACGCGAGATGGTGATGTCCGTGCGACGACTGGCGCAGCAACGGTTCAAGGATCGATGGCGGCAATGGCAGGACGGTACCTTTCCCTGGGAAAACATGCGCGATCTAGCCGAGATCGGCGTGCTCAGTATGTCTGTACCAAAAGCCTACGGTGGTCTCTCGATGTCGGTGCTGGACGCCGCTCTGATCCTGGAAGAGATCGCGAAGGTCTGCTATGTGACCGCCATGGCGGTACTGGGTGAAGTGGGGACACAAACCTGGATGATCGCCCACTTTGCACCAGAGAATATCAAGCGCGACATACTCCCCCGGGTCGCTGCAGGGTCGGCCGTACTGTCGATCTGTATGACCGAACCCGACGCAGGTACCGATCTGGGCCGGATACGCACCAAGGTCACGCGCGACGACAACGAACTGATACTTTCGGGCACTAAAACACTGATCAGCCGGGCCGATGTTGCCGAAGGATTCGTCGTATTTGCCCGGATCGGTGATACACCGGGTGTCGGAGGCATAGGCGGTGTCTACGTTGAACGGGATACTCCCGGCATGACCGTCAACACCGCCTACCACACAATCGGTGGCGAGTACCTCTCGGAGGTGGTTTTTGATCAGTGCCGTATCCCATCGACTCACCTGCTGGTCGACAGCGGCGGTTTTAAAGACCTGATTTCGGCGTTTAACATTCAACGCTGCTTGAATGCCAGTATTTCACTGGGCCTGGGTGAAGGCGCCCTGGAAGAGTCAATACGCTATATGCGAGAGCGTAAAGCCTACGATCAGCGCATTGGGGATTTTCAGGGCATGCGCTGGAAAGTCGCGGAAATGTATCGCGACATTGAAGCGTCGCGGAGTCTGCTTTATCGTGCCTGTGTCAGTGCCAATCCGTTTCCAGACCCCATACTTGCGGCGTTGGCCAAGATGACGTGCAACCAAATGTCCCTGCGAGTGACCAGCGAGGCCGTACAGATCCATGGCGGCTATGGATTTGTCGAGGAGTTCTTGGTAGCCCGCCAGTACTGCTGCGCACGTTATGGTTCACTCGGTGGAGGGACCACTGAAACGCTTTCAAACCTGGTCGGGCGTACATTAGTCGACGGGCTTGATGATGCCGACGGGTTATTGGGATATCATAACTATTGA
- a CDS encoding adenylate/guanylate cyclase domain-containing protein, producing MERKLSTIFASDVVGFSKMMAANEEMTLELLQQRRLVIDGVIAEHDGSIFGTAGDSVIAEFASPIRATQCAVQMQGKMQAMNEDVPKEQRMVFRVGINIGDVMVSDDNLFGDAVNIAARLEAEAKPDGICISKSVLDMVSQKLQVSYQDAGELELKNIEQPVQAYFVIQSKGATRYVQHTDAPQVKVERTEAGSLAVMLFKNLSKDEEQAYFCEGFSEDLISALSRFRKLMVVSGNASFAYRDKSRSPKEIGRELGVRYILEGSVRKLGPKIRISTSLIAADRENTVWSNNFDTTMDEIFDIQDELVETIVSTIVGRVEADALQELSSNRPENLAAYDVVLQGLEYHRRSMTAGENARKAYELFNKAIEIDPNYARAHAWRACSMANTAEWYPQDFDDSWFDDCTASVTRALEIDSNDPEAHRIMGAIKLKTGDFDLATYHHERAVELCPSDAYIRSRYASLLIYLGEPQQALDEIHRAMRVDPFCPDVLFEDEGMSYYWLGNYGNAIESLRKVKVPTRNSLFYLAAALAKAEQTEKASDTLKQAITTMDMTVERFVSAQGYKDQEKRDELLQTLEPIVV from the coding sequence ATGGAAAGAAAGCTGAGCACAATATTTGCCTCTGACGTGGTCGGATTCAGCAAGATGATGGCCGCTAACGAGGAAATGACGCTTGAATTACTGCAGCAACGCCGGCTGGTTATCGATGGGGTCATCGCTGAACATGACGGCAGCATATTCGGCACTGCCGGTGACAGCGTGATCGCCGAATTTGCAAGCCCCATCAGAGCCACCCAATGTGCGGTCCAGATGCAGGGCAAGATGCAGGCCATGAATGAAGATGTGCCAAAAGAACAGCGGATGGTGTTCCGCGTCGGCATCAATATCGGTGACGTCATGGTATCCGACGACAATCTTTTTGGTGATGCCGTCAACATTGCCGCGCGCCTGGAAGCCGAAGCGAAACCTGATGGTATCTGCATTTCAAAGTCGGTACTCGACATGGTCAGTCAAAAGTTACAGGTCTCCTACCAGGATGCCGGTGAACTTGAACTGAAAAACATCGAGCAGCCCGTCCAGGCTTATTTTGTGATTCAGAGCAAGGGCGCGACGCGCTACGTCCAGCATACCGATGCACCCCAGGTGAAAGTCGAGCGTACTGAGGCGGGCTCACTCGCTGTCATGTTATTTAAGAACCTGAGCAAGGATGAAGAACAGGCCTATTTCTGCGAAGGATTTTCAGAAGACCTGATCTCGGCCCTGTCACGGTTTCGCAAGCTGATGGTGGTATCGGGTAATGCCAGTTTTGCCTACCGGGATAAATCCCGAAGCCCGAAAGAGATCGGTCGGGAACTCGGTGTGCGCTACATACTGGAAGGCAGTGTCAGAAAACTGGGGCCCAAAATTCGGATCAGTACGAGCCTGATCGCAGCCGATCGAGAAAACACAGTATGGTCAAACAACTTCGACACCACCATGGATGAGATCTTCGACATTCAGGACGAATTGGTCGAAACCATTGTATCCACAATTGTTGGCCGGGTAGAAGCAGATGCACTTCAGGAACTCAGCAGTAACCGACCCGAGAATCTGGCGGCTTATGATGTTGTCCTACAGGGATTGGAATACCACCGACGCAGCATGACCGCCGGAGAAAATGCCCGTAAAGCGTATGAGCTTTTTAACAAAGCCATCGAGATTGACCCCAACTACGCCCGTGCTCATGCCTGGCGAGCCTGTTCGATGGCAAACACAGCTGAATGGTATCCGCAGGATTTTGACGACAGCTGGTTTGACGACTGTACGGCCAGCGTGACCCGAGCACTTGAGATCGACTCCAACGACCCGGAAGCACATCGAATCATGGGTGCTATCAAACTAAAAACAGGAGATTTCGACCTTGCGACGTATCATCACGAACGCGCCGTCGAACTCTGTCCCAGTGATGCTTACATCCGGTCTCGCTACGCATCGTTACTGATTTATCTGGGAGAACCACAGCAGGCACTGGACGAGATCCACCGGGCGATGCGAGTAGACCCATTCTGCCCGGATGTGCTGTTCGAGGACGAAGGCATGAGCTACTACTGGCTGGGAAACTACGGAAACGCGATTGAAAGTTTACGTAAAGTCAAAGTACCGACCCGAAACAGCCTGTTTTACCTTGCCGCTGCGCTGGCCAAAGCTGAACAAACGGAAAAGGCGTCGGATACCCTGAAACAGGCGATTACCACCATGGACATGACTGTGGAACGATTTGTAAGTGCCCAGGGTTACAAAGACCAAGAAAAGCGGGACGAACTTCTCCAGACACTGGAACCCATTGTTGTCTGA
- a CDS encoding multidrug effflux MFS transporter, translated as MSPSREPMRVAEFASLVALLTSLVALSIDAMLPALPQIAADLAVNDPNDAQLVIGLFLLGNAFGQLLFGPLSDAFGRKRVIVAGLLLFLIGCFVSVIAESFSALLVGRVLQGVGASGPRTVSMSMVRDLYSGRSMARIMSISMSIFILVPTLAPALGQAIMLLVGWRYIFGTFIVFGVLGLFWLLLRQPETLASEHRRPMRPATLVSGFVTVYRSRAALGYSLAIGTMFGAFIGFLSSVQQIFQDAFGVGTWFPYLFAVLAIFLGIASLLNSRIVMRFGMRKIVTLAMTCSPVVSLAYLVICLSVDDPGLIGFMVWGALCFFGIGLCIGNINALAMEPLGQIAGLGAAVVGFFSSFVAILVGIPLGRAYDGTQLPLIAGFAVLGAIGLLLVLWAGRDVTQTSQN; from the coding sequence ATGAGTCCTTCTCGTGAACCCATGAGGGTCGCGGAGTTTGCATCGCTCGTCGCGCTGCTGACCAGTCTGGTAGCGCTTTCCATTGACGCGATGCTCCCAGCCCTGCCGCAGATCGCGGCCGACTTGGCCGTCAACGATCCGAACGATGCCCAACTCGTGATCGGCCTCTTTCTGCTCGGCAATGCTTTTGGCCAGCTGTTGTTCGGACCCCTGTCAGATGCCTTTGGCCGTAAACGTGTCATCGTTGCAGGGCTCTTGCTGTTTCTGATTGGCTGCTTCGTGTCGGTGATCGCTGAGAGCTTCTCTGCATTGCTGGTAGGACGTGTGCTGCAGGGTGTCGGTGCATCTGGACCACGAACTGTGAGCATGTCCATGGTGCGTGATCTTTACTCCGGCCGGTCAATGGCACGGATCATGTCGATCTCGATGAGTATTTTTATTCTGGTGCCCACCCTCGCGCCGGCACTGGGTCAGGCCATCATGCTGCTTGTGGGCTGGCGCTACATTTTTGGCACCTTCATTGTATTTGGTGTGCTGGGTCTGTTCTGGTTACTGTTACGCCAGCCCGAAACACTGGCGAGCGAACATCGCCGCCCGATGCGGCCCGCAACGCTAGTTAGCGGCTTTGTCACCGTCTACCGCAGTCGCGCCGCATTGGGATACAGCCTGGCGATCGGGACCATGTTCGGCGCGTTTATCGGATTTTTGAGTTCAGTCCAGCAGATCTTTCAGGATGCTTTCGGCGTTGGGACATGGTTTCCCTACCTGTTTGCCGTACTGGCCATTTTCCTAGGCATCGCGTCACTTCTTAATTCGAGAATCGTGATGCGCTTTGGTATGCGAAAAATCGTCACACTGGCTATGACCTGCAGTCCCGTAGTGTCGCTGGCGTACCTTGTTATTTGTCTTTCAGTCGATGATCCGGGCTTGATCGGGTTCATGGTCTGGGGTGCGCTGTGCTTTTTTGGCATAGGTCTTTGTATCGGCAATATCAACGCACTCGCCATGGAACCGCTTGGCCAGATTGCGGGCCTGGGCGCTGCTGTTGTGGGTTTCTTTTCCTCGTTCGTCGCGATTCTGGTCGGTATTCCGCTCGGCCGTGCCTATGACGGCACCCAACTTCCTCTCATCGCAGGTTTCGCCGTACTGGGTGCAATAGGCCTGCTTCTCGTGCTCTGGGCAGGACGTGATGTTACTCAGACATCACAAAACTAG
- a CDS encoding succinate--CoA ligase subunit alpha, producing the protein MILNDLLCADTPVIVQGATGRTARRQIAVMKEYGTCIVAGVSPGRRSGPDDEVEIYPTCGGAVDATGAVTAIQFVPASTVADAACDALESGIKLLVTVTEGVPVHDCARIRRKAIDSGAVWIGPSTPGIAVPGVIKLGFMPDIALARGSVGVMSKSGTLAYEVCYRLVCEGLGQSSWIGVGGDPVKGTRFAELLDYFTTDPNTESVVVVGEIGGAEEEELAAALSDSAFDKPCHCLIAGASAPAGKTLGHAGALVHGHHGSFAAKVTALEGAGAVVHRNIDSMVSVITT; encoded by the coding sequence GTGATCCTGAACGATCTGCTTTGTGCTGACACACCGGTGATCGTTCAGGGCGCGACCGGCCGCACGGCAAGACGTCAAATCGCAGTGATGAAGGAGTATGGTACCTGTATTGTGGCTGGGGTATCACCAGGCCGGAGGTCCGGGCCGGATGACGAAGTCGAGATCTATCCCACCTGTGGGGGTGCTGTTGATGCCACTGGAGCCGTGACTGCGATTCAGTTTGTACCGGCAAGCACGGTTGCTGACGCGGCGTGCGACGCACTGGAATCCGGCATTAAGCTGCTGGTTACTGTAACCGAGGGTGTGCCGGTACATGATTGCGCCCGCATTCGCCGAAAGGCCATCGACTCAGGGGCCGTCTGGATTGGCCCTTCGACGCCTGGCATCGCGGTGCCTGGGGTTATTAAACTGGGGTTCATGCCGGACATTGCTTTAGCCCGCGGATCGGTGGGCGTAATGTCCAAAAGCGGCACCTTGGCCTATGAGGTCTGCTACCGCCTGGTGTGCGAGGGCCTCGGCCAAAGCAGTTGGATCGGCGTCGGCGGAGATCCGGTCAAGGGGACACGGTTTGCAGAACTGCTAGACTACTTTACAACTGACCCCAATACTGAATCGGTCGTTGTGGTCGGCGAAATCGGTGGTGCTGAAGAGGAAGAACTGGCTGCGGCGCTGAGCGACAGTGCCTTTGATAAACCTTGCCATTGCCTGATCGCCGGTGCCAGTGCCCCTGCTGGCAAAACACTGGGTCATGCCGGTGCCCTGGTTCATGGTCATCATGGCAGCTTTGCTGCGAAGGTCACCGCGCTGGAGGGGGCCGGCGCAGTGGTGCATCGGAATATCGACAGCATGGTCAGCGTAATAACTACCTGA
- a CDS encoding glycosyltransferase, producing the protein MRCSWLIPVRDGGTWLAEAVRSALAGCSDEDEVVLVDDGSVDGAVEALTPHPKLRTLHQPKRGLVAALEHGRGQCRGQYIARLDADDIALPGRLDHQIAALDTDPNLAAVGGRARLFTDSGPVAKGMQCYVDWINNLDDPHRELLVESPLLHPAVTFRTAHVEHAGGYRSGEIPEDYDLWLRLVVNGHRIANVPYEVVSIRDHAGRLTRTDPRYSRTAFDSCRRKFLQATALAGPCRVVLWAGVRGGRPWLRWLKTGGHQIVAVIDITKSTVRSGVPVLPPAALLDLELDVLLVAVGTRGARDRIRNELAVRRPDLVEGHNWWALL; encoded by the coding sequence ATGCGCTGTTCATGGCTGATCCCTGTACGTGACGGCGGCACCTGGCTTGCTGAGGCCGTGAGGTCCGCGCTAGCCGGGTGCAGTGACGAGGATGAAGTCGTACTCGTCGACGACGGCAGCGTTGACGGTGCAGTTGAGGCCCTCACACCTCATCCGAAACTGAGGACACTACACCAACCGAAACGCGGTCTGGTTGCCGCGCTTGAACACGGGCGGGGACAGTGCCGCGGCCAATATATCGCTCGACTGGATGCCGACGACATCGCGCTACCCGGTCGACTGGACCATCAGATTGCGGCGCTCGATACTGACCCAAACCTCGCTGCGGTCGGCGGTCGCGCCAGACTTTTTACAGACAGTGGGCCGGTAGCCAAAGGCATGCAATGCTATGTTGACTGGATCAATAATCTCGATGACCCACACCGTGAACTTCTGGTCGAAAGTCCGTTACTTCATCCTGCAGTCACATTCAGAACTGCCCACGTGGAACACGCCGGTGGTTATCGCAGCGGCGAAATACCTGAAGACTATGACTTATGGCTTAGGCTGGTGGTAAATGGCCACCGCATTGCTAATGTGCCGTATGAGGTCGTATCGATTCGGGATCATGCCGGTCGCCTGACGCGTACCGATCCACGGTACAGTCGAACCGCATTCGACAGCTGTCGGCGCAAATTTCTTCAGGCAACAGCTCTGGCCGGACCGTGTAGGGTTGTTCTGTGGGCAGGTGTACGGGGTGGGCGGCCGTGGCTACGCTGGTTGAAAACCGGTGGCCATCAGATCGTTGCAGTAATCGATATTACAAAGTCGACCGTTCGTTCTGGCGTTCCTGTTTTACCCCCCGCCGCGCTCCTGGACCTCGAACTCGACGTATTGCTGGTGGCTGTTGGCACCCGCGGTGCGCGGGACCGTATCCGCAATGAACTGGCAGTGCGGCGGCCGGACTTGGTGGAGGGGCATAATTGGTGGGCTCTGTTATGA
- a CDS encoding thiamine pyrophosphate-dependent enzyme, whose translation MPKLNGAQAIVEGLLAHGVDTVFGIPGIQLDPLFDALHGCRDRIRTVHTRHEQGAAFMAMGYAQATGRPGVFMAVPGPGMLNAMAAVSTAVAAGQPVLCITGQIPSYQIGEGLGIAHELRDQLAVSRGVVSWSERADHPHQVPELLEEAFRAMTQGRPGPAVLEMAPDRLALAEEVTLREAPSGESTAEPDPVLIERAVKSLCAAQHPVIVVGGGALTAGGPLKQLAEKLRIPVISTISARGVLPDDHPLSFTFLTGQYIWERVDVALVVGTRFTAPALAWGRQQDVEVIRIDIEEAAIRRPLPADIELMTSADKGLQAIVDTVPATDVDRASYLDFCNQAAQAVAGKLSTLEPLPALAGALRAALPEDGIVVADVTQLGSYVRYALPAYQPRTIMGPGFQATLGYALPAALGVKVADPARQVVAVCGDGGFMFTLQELATAVHHNISIVIVILDNASYGNVKTIQAASYGGRHIAVDLTNPDFVALGESFGIRSCSVESAEVFEVELTQALAANSPRLIVVPIGAVPSIWDLVRRPPSQGVATH comes from the coding sequence ATGCCAAAGCTAAATGGTGCTCAAGCGATAGTTGAAGGACTGCTCGCGCACGGTGTCGATACGGTGTTCGGTATTCCAGGTATCCAACTCGACCCATTGTTTGACGCACTTCACGGGTGCCGGGACAGGATCCGTACGGTCCACACTCGCCATGAGCAGGGGGCCGCTTTTATGGCCATGGGTTATGCCCAGGCGACGGGGCGACCTGGCGTGTTCATGGCCGTTCCGGGCCCGGGTATGCTTAATGCGATGGCGGCTGTGTCGACTGCGGTTGCTGCCGGACAACCGGTGCTGTGTATTACCGGTCAGATCCCGTCCTACCAGATCGGTGAAGGACTGGGTATTGCCCACGAACTACGCGACCAGCTGGCTGTGTCGCGTGGCGTGGTGAGCTGGTCCGAGCGGGCCGACCATCCGCACCAGGTGCCCGAGCTGCTGGAGGAGGCGTTCCGGGCAATGACCCAAGGCAGACCCGGCCCCGCGGTCCTCGAGATGGCGCCAGATCGACTGGCGCTTGCAGAAGAAGTAACCCTACGGGAAGCACCGTCAGGTGAAAGTACCGCCGAACCGGATCCCGTGCTGATCGAGCGGGCGGTGAAAAGTCTGTGTGCAGCGCAGCACCCTGTCATTGTGGTAGGCGGTGGTGCACTGACGGCCGGCGGGCCGCTTAAACAGTTGGCAGAAAAACTCCGTATCCCGGTGATTTCTACTATCAGCGCCCGGGGTGTGTTGCCCGACGACCACCCGTTGTCTTTTACCTTCCTCACCGGGCAGTATATCTGGGAACGCGTAGATGTTGCGCTGGTGGTCGGGACACGGTTTACCGCACCGGCGCTTGCCTGGGGGCGGCAGCAAGATGTCGAGGTAATACGGATCGATATCGAGGAAGCCGCGATCAGGCGTCCGTTGCCGGCTGATATCGAACTGATGACTTCAGCGGATAAAGGGCTACAGGCGATTGTCGATACGGTACCAGCCACAGATGTCGATCGAGCCTCATATCTCGATTTTTGCAATCAGGCCGCACAAGCAGTCGCTGGCAAGCTGTCGACCCTGGAGCCGTTACCAGCACTTGCCGGTGCACTGCGAGCGGCATTGCCCGAAGATGGCATCGTTGTCGCGGATGTAACTCAGTTGGGTTCGTATGTTCGTTATGCACTGCCGGCTTATCAGCCACGCACTATCATGGGTCCCGGATTCCAGGCAACCCTGGGCTACGCTCTGCCGGCTGCACTGGGAGTGAAAGTAGCCGATCCTGCCCGCCAGGTAGTTGCAGTGTGTGGTGATGGGGGATTTATGTTCACGTTGCAGGAACTTGCCACCGCAGTGCACCATAACATTTCAATAGTGATTGTTATTCTTGACAATGCCAGTTACGGCAACGTGAAGACCATACAAGCAGCGAGTTATGGCGGTCGGCACATTGCTGTCGACCTGACCAACCCAGATTTCGTGGCGTTGGGCGAGTCCTTTGGGATTCGCTCATGCTCTGTTGAATCAGCGGAGGTTTTCGAAGTCGAACTGACACAGGCGCTGGCAGCTAACAGCCCTCGACTAATCGTGGTACCGATCGGGGCAGTACCGAGCATCTGGGATCTGGTCAGGCGACCGCCTTCTCAGGGTGTGGCTACGCACTGA